In one Heteronotia binoei isolate CCM8104 ecotype False Entrance Well chromosome 1, APGP_CSIRO_Hbin_v1, whole genome shotgun sequence genomic region, the following are encoded:
- the TDRD15 gene encoding tudor domain-containing protein 15 produces MDLSPTKSIDVDLKITNVYCHPKDILVKFQGSYNTDCEFDYHILQNEIQQVSKVKDCVGFGEFCLVEDPDCREWYRGKVIQKKNHMYEVFLIDNGKKLAVHDTYVASTIDELFQLPPKMVCGIFANVLPIEEKWSPKALNYFSSLTDLQLNGYMQAIMPHQTLLLDVPKVTRDVVELKLGKLVDGDSFHLIVELLTELPEEPLYKQMPDVTEKKYARLDSVFCNARIQPDFQPMFGQLQPLLSVGGVELAKISVAISPSKFYCQPMQRLMELDELTSSMSSYYETINREKIPSCDSLGVLCAAKRKDGQWYRGVIQQLLSDNSVKVWFVDIGSCEAMPSTCVLKLQSKFILIPTFSFPCALSCLSDQNDSVRNSQLKEFKEALLRQSMVYVYIDLFSADEHLYYVTLHKHEALTGGEYLPQRNDGLPKYDSSFKTKIADRDGDMRISGASPVLSEPVHRNMLQFGNCSNTKGCSLNAVLATPYKTAEMKIGSICVAFVEYVLNPSNFWVQTNYNVDEFETLMCKISDAYDTGEIGDKILENPEPGMLCCARYSKDMHFYRAVIEEVDCNGITVYFLDFGNTETVPTFDVRTLLPEFQKLPALAICCSLASAFPVEDIWIRKETDFFKNLVFGKPITLHVVGKQNNKYSVNMQCMNGSEQADVLISMVQAGFAECWQVKPDPLLNIIKDSKEQDSKLRSKSMQRKNLTQNNVVVRGNVNQLLNTYPLTKKATADFPRWEKILSEKYGKMSRENNTMCPYKTHQFKPGTVLSVICCHSTSPGDFSCQLQAKLLELSNLMDQIQIYYKTYTIPYQSGQLACVVKDSVDGKWYRAIILKYISKIRIEVVLVDYGKQISVFLEDIQAIHPDFLTLECQAFRCCLSSVTQLLKFDPDNWTAKAYDDFKSFISSSNGLLTCTVLALIIKSPGCLYNVVDLWTPSVRAQQFLLDCGHDQFCSLKYPRSLARPFSLYSFYYSSFDTDIGNIEGVCVTHINSPTKFFCQLNRNAGDIDNLFQKISEISHMASCVGQINTCRLYLAKYFEDGLFYRALASPIGSSDYVAVYFVDFGNKQVVAKDELINIPDHASETLFTPMQAIKCCLSELKDTEIPVEINKWFEKNYLGKELKAVIIAKDSDGQLAVELYDNQLQISKQIKELLLESTTESNEDPKYIKSVIEKPLEVQNVKPKEKITAVNREIKNKINSCHQNDGDVHVEYGKETVIDLQKRRIRSVQVDCENTELVLQNTMGEKNKSTSGEQVEMPDPSEFKEMSTDNITESHIHQLSPSEQERNTSAKQKYRDLVQCNIQLNSEVMVYVSFVTSPSDFYIHLKIDEDKILQLAEELNSCILDLEQQTDIEEDDIVLAEYEVDHCIYRAVITGVKSEAFYEAEFIDYGNSSILNASKIYKIGKQFLNLPRLSIPCFISHAKCMLPGKNWSSDITAYFVSKVNNQQVICKFLQQHEEQWEVDLFCHGISVIQDLKQLEVSLGLQNMPMLDTEEITALLSVANAGTDGNDQSYQIVYKEYESRHTMECFPKITYQKINSGQLENAEIGHISRNGYFYIKLKKDMQTLLNLNMVATQEVDQMPVAVEHIQEGLECLTKSKITFKWYRSEVIKKFMNESMLVFFMDLGIYEIVSISDTRRLSSKLRSIPRSAVPCKWVWIENVDCLAFERVLKMLKGQEIKILFVRYLESLLIWQVDILVNGILLLECWPQIPNQVMLEECNLLGGLNNVKTTVPKYSFRWSSISWAEFQNNRHYPGFVTSVSDPSSFCIQLEDSFKTMEVLFKLLSDLPENLPTMPKDLVCIGTSCLIKTEPNKKWNRVEVSEISDQFMLTFVDDGILAPIPISEFHRLKVIPEKLVNLPRLTYPCCLFGVSPVFGEQWNDEAKCKIQQFLSRQGLLFQFRRYCGMKMEVDALYEGISAADVLVASGCAVYSFMSINWVEFNVLNSQILLDPLQLGSQQSSNVRRTLQPRKEEDKKKSDLVFKYTSNKYQGGSSSKKLSKRQQKKKLALLSKRRKHEDLLKYSWSFIGQCCHTERLKKTYHTGESAKTTHEMPDPSGLSTILDVMKISDENPSSKHCTRKVKVD; encoded by the coding sequence ATGGATTTATCGCCAACAAAATCCATAGATGTAGATCTGAAGATAACTAATGTGTACTGCCACCCAAAGGACATTCTTGTGAAATTTCAGGGCTCTTATAACACAGACTGTGAGTTTGACTACCATATATTACAAAATGAAATACAACAGGTATCCAAAGTGAAAGACTGTGTTGGCTTTGGTGAGTTTTGCTTAGTAGAAGATCCAGATTGTCGGGAATGGTATAGAGGAAAAGTAATACAAAAGAAGAACCACATGTATGAAGTATTTCTGATAGACAATGGGAAAAAATTGGCAGTTCATGATACATATGTTGCATCTACAATTGATGAATTGTTTCAGCTTCCTCCAAAAATGGTTTGTGGAATCTTTGCAAATGTACTTCCTATTGAAGAAAAGTGGTCTCCCAAGGCTCTGAATTACTTTTCATCCTTAACAGATTTGCAACTTAATGGCTACATGCAAGCCATTATGCCACACCAAACATTGCTTCTTGATGTGCCAAAAGTTACTAGAGATGTTGTAGAACTGAAATTAGGAAAACTTGTTGATGGCGACTCATTCCATCTTATAGTAGAACTGTTAACTGAATTGCCAGAAGAGCCCTTATATAAACAAATGCCAGATGTAACTGAAAAGAAATATGCAAGATTGGACTCGGTGTTTTGTAATGCTAGGATTCAACCAGATTTTCAACCCATGTTTGGTCAGCTACAGCCACTTTTATCAGTTGGTGGAGTAGAACTAGCAAAAATATCAGTGGCAATCAGTCCAAGTAAATTTTATTGTCAGCCCATGCAACGTCTAATGGAGCTTGATGAATTGACAAGCAGTATGTCTTCATATTATGAAACTATTAATAGAGAAAAGATTCCATCCTGTGACAGTCTGGGAGTCCTCTGTGCAGCCAAACGAAAAGATGGTCAGTGGTACAGAGGAGTAATACAACAGCTCCTTTCTGATAACAGCGTGAAGGTTTGGTTTGTGGATATTGGCAGTTGTGAAGCTATGCCTTCCACTTGTGTTCTGAAGCTTCAGTCAAAATTCATATTGATACCTACATTTTCATTTCCTTGTGCTCTATCATGTCTTAGTGACCAGAATGATTCTGTCAGAAACAGTCAGCTAAAAGAATTTAAGGAGGCACTTTTAAGGCAAAGTATGGTTTATGTCTATATTGACTTATTCAGTGCTGATGAACATTTGTATTATGTTACACTGCATAAGCATGAAGCACTTACAGGTGGTGAATATCTGCCGCAGAGAAATGATGGACTTCCAAAATATGATTCTTCCTTCAAGACAAAAATTGCTGACAGGGATGGGGACATGAGAATTTCTGGTGCCAGCCCTGTTTTGTCTGAACCTGTTCACAGGAATATGTTACAATTTGGAAATTGTTCAAATACAAAGGGCTGCTCCTTAAATGCTGTTTTAGCAACACCTTACAAGACAGCAGAAATGAAAATAGGTTCTATCTGTGTTGCTTTTGTAGAGTATGTACTGAATCCTTCAAATTTTTGGGTTCAAACTAACTATAATGTAGATGAATTTGAAACCTTGATGTGTAAAATTTCAGATGCATATGATACGGGTGAAATTGGTGATAAGATTCTAGAAAATCCAGAACCTGGAATGCTGTGCTGTGCACGCTACAGTAAGGACATGCATTTCTATAGGGCTGTCATTGAGGAAGTGGATTGCAATGGTATTACTGTTTATTTTTTGGATTTTGGAAATACTGAAACAGTGCCAACTTTTGATGTGAGAACTCTTCTTCCAGAGTTCCAGAAGCTACCAGCATTAGCCATATGTTGTTCACTTGCTAGTGCGTTTCCTGTTGAAGATATATGGATTAGAAAGGAAACAGACTTCTTTAAAAACTTGGTGTTTGGCAAACCAATCACACTTCATGTTGTTGGAAAGCAAAACAATAAGTACAGTGTCAATATGCAGTGTATGAATGGCTCAGAGCAAGCTGATGTTCTCATCTCTATGGTTCAGGCTGGATTTGCTGAATGTTGGCAAGTAAAGCCAGATCCATTGCTGAACATTATAAAAGATTCTAAGGAACAAGACTCAAAACTCAGAAGTAAAAGCATGCAGCGTAAAAACCTTACGCAGAATAATGTGGTAGTACGTGGAAATGTTAATCAATTGCTAAATACTTATCCTTTGACAAAAAAGGCTACTGCTGATTTCCCACGATGGGAGAAAATACTTTCAGAGAAATATGGGAAAATGTCTAGGGAAAATAATACTATGTGCCCTTATAAAACGCATCAGTTTAAACCAGGAACTGTCCTCAGTGTTATATGTTGTCATAGTACTTCACCAGGTGACTTTTCATGCCAGCTGCAGGCTAAATTACTAGAGCTAAGTAACTTAATGGATCAAATTCAGATTTATTATAAGACTTATACCATACCATATCAAAGTGGACAGCTTGCCTGTGTTGTAAAAGATTCTGTGGATGGAAAGTGGTACAGAGCTATCATTCTGAAATACATATCCAAAATCAGAATTGAAGTTGTACTAGTAGACTATGGGAAACAAATAAGTGTTTTTCTGGAAGACATTCAGGCTATTCACCCAGATTTTCTGACCTTGGAATGTCAAGCATTCAGATGTTGTCTTAGTAGTGTAACTCAGTTGTTAAAGTTTGATCCAGATAATTGGACTGCAAAGGCATATGATGATTTTAAATCCTTCATTTCTTCTTCCAATGGACTGTTGACTTGCACCGTTTTAGCCCTTATTATTAAGAGCCCTGGCTGCTTATATAATGTGGTTGATTTGTGGACTCCATCTGTCAGAGCACAGCAGTTTCTCTTAGACTGTGGCCATGACCAATTCTGTTCTCTCAAATACCCAAGATCACTTGCACGGCCATTTTCTTTATATAGCTTTTACTATTCATCCTTTGATACAGACATTGGAAATATAGAGGGCGTATGTGTAACCCATATAAACAGCCCTACAAAATTCTTTTGCCAGCTAAATAGAAATGCAGGTGATATTGATAATCTGTTTCAAAAAATCTCAGAGATCAGTCACATGGCAAGCTGTGTTGGCCAAATAAACACCTGCAGATTATATTTAGCCAAATATTTTGAAGATGGCCTCTTTTACAGGGCCTTGGCATCTCCTATAGGATCATCAGATTATGTGGCTGTGTATTTTGTGGACTTTGGGAATAAACAAGTGGTGGCAAAAGATGAACTGATTAATATTCCAGATCATGCCTCAGAAACATTATTCACCCCTATGCAAGCTATCAAGTGTTGCCTGTCAGAACTCAAAGATACTGAAATTCcagttgaaataaataaatggtttgaGAAAAATTACTTGGGTAAAGAACTAAAGGCAGTAATAATAGCTAAAGACTCTGATGGCCAGCTTGCTGTGGAGTTGTATGATAACCAACTACAAATAAGTAAGCAGATTAAAGAATTATTATTAGAGAGTACAACAGAGAGTAATGAGGATCCAAAATATATAAAAAGTGTCATAGAAAAGCCTCTTGAGGTCCAAAATGTGAAACCTAAAGAAAAGATAACTGCAGTTAACAGAGAAATCAAGAATAAAATAAATTCTTGTCATCAGAATGATGGTGATGTACATGTTGAATATGGAAAAGAAACTGTGATTGATCTGCAAAAACGGCGCATTAGGTCTGTACAAGTAGACTGTGAAAATACAGAATTGGTCTTGCAAAACACTAtgggagagaaaaataaaagtacAAGTGGAGAACAAGTGGAGATGCCTGACCCATCAGAATTCAAGGAGATGTCTACAGATAATATAACTGAATCACATATCCATCAACTAAGCCCTTCAGAACAAGAAAGGAATACTTCTGCCAAGCAAAAGTACAGAGATCTTGTACAATGTAACATTCAGCTGAATTCTGAAGTCATGGTTTATGTTTCCTTTGTAACTAGTCCATCAGATTTCTATATTCATCTTAAAATAGATGAGGATAAAATTTTGCAGCTTGCTGAAGAACTGAATAGTTGCATACTGGATTTAGAGCAACAAACTGACATTGAGGAAGATGACATAGTCTTAGCAGAGTATGAAGTTGATCATTGCATATACAGAGCTGTTATTACGGGAGTTAAATCAGAAGCATTCTATGAAGCCGAATTCATTGACTATGGTAACTCATCAATTTTGAATGCATCCAAAATCTATAAGATAGGGAAACAATTCTTAAATTTACCAAGACTGAGCATACCCTGTTTCATTAGTCATGCAAAATGTATGTTGCCTGGTAAAAACTGGAGTAGTGATATTACTGCTTATTTTGTCAGTAAAGTAAATAACCAACAAGTAATTTGCAAGTTTCTACAACAACATGAAGAACAATGGGAGGTTGATCTGTTCTGTCACGGAATATCTGTTATTCAAGATTTAAAGCAGTTGGAAGTTAGTCTAGGTTTACAGAACATGCCCATGTTAGATACAGAAGAAAtcacagcattgctgtcagtGGCAAATGCAGGTACTGATGGTAATGACCAAAGTTATCAAATAGTATATAAAGAATATGAGTCTAGACATACTATggaatgttttcctaaaattacCTATCAAAAAATAAACTCTGGACAGCTAGAAAATGCTGAAATAGGTCATATTTCCAGAAATGGGTACTTCTACATAAAATTAAAGAAGGATATGCAAACATTGCTTAATTTGAATATGGTGGCTACTCAGGAAGTAGATCAAATGCCAGTTGCAGTGGAACATATTCAAGAAGGATTAGAATGTCTGACAAAATCAAAAATAACTTTCAAATGGTATCGATCTGAAGTTATAAAAAAGTTTATGAATGAGAGCATGCTGGTTTTTTTCATGGATTTGGGAATATATGAAATTGTATCAATCAGTGACACAAGGAGGCTGAGTAGCAAACTGAGGAGTATTCCCAGGAGTGCAGTACCTTGTAAATGGGTTTGGATTGAAAATGTAGATTGCCTGGCttttgagagagttctgaagatGTTAAAAGGTCAGGAAATAAAGATTTTATTTGTGAGATACCTAGAATCTCTTTTAATTTGGCAAGTAGACATTTTAGTGAATGGGATTCTATTGCTGGAATGTTGGCCTCAGATACCTAATCAAGTAATGTTAGAGGAATGTAACTTATTGGGAGGTTTAAATAATGTGAAAACAACAGTACCCAAGTATTCATTTAGGTGGAGTTCAATTTCATGGGCAGAGTTTCAGAATAATAGGCATTATCCTGGTTTTGTCACATCAGTCAGTGATCCTTCAAGCTTTTGCATTCAGTTAGAAGACTCATTTAAAACTATGGAAGTATTGTTTAAGCTACTCTCTGATCTGCCAGAAAACTTGCCGACTATGCCAAAAGATCTTGTTTGTATTGGTACAAGCTGCTTGATAAAGACTGAGCCTAATAAAAAATGGAATAGAGTTGAAGTTTCTGAAATCTCAGATCAGTTCATGCTTACATTTGTAGATGATGGAATATTGGCTCCCATCCCCATCTCAGAGTTCCACAGGCTAAAAGTTATCCCAGAAAAGCTTGTGAATTTACCTCGACTAActtacccttgctgtttatttggAGTGTCACCTGTTTTTGGGGAACAGTGGAACGATGAGGCTAAATGTAAAATTCAGCAGTTTCTTAGTAGACAAGGTCTTCTATTCCAATTCAGACGCTACTGTGGGATGAAGATGGAGGTAGATGCGTTATATGAGGGGATCAGTGCAGCAGATGTATTGGTTGCTTCTGGATGTGCTGTGTATTCTTTCATGTCAATTAACTGGGTAGAATTTAATGTGTTGAATTCACAAATTTTGCTTGATCCATTGCAATTGGGTAGTCAGCAAAGCTCTAATGTAAGGAGAACCTTACAGCCAAGAAAGGAagaggacaaaaaaaaatcagatttggtGTTCAAGTATACTTCTAACAAATACCAAGGAGGGAGCAGCTCTAAAAAATTGTCTAAGAGACAGCAGAAGAAGAAGTTAGCTTTACTCAGCAAAAGAAGAAAACATGAGGATCTTCTGAAGTATAGCTGGTCCTTCATTGGCCAATGTTGTCACACAGAGAGACTGAAGAAAACTTATCACACAGGTGAATCAGCAAAAACGACACATGAGATGCCCGACCCTTCTGGATTGAGTACCATTCTAGATGTGATGAAAATTTCTGATGAGAACCCTTCAAGTAAACACTGTACTAGAAAG